CAACGCCCAAGGTCAGACCCAAACCGGATCCGCCTCTGCCTCAGCTTCCGCCTTTGGATCGGGATCACAAACCCAGGCCCAaatccaagaagaaggtcgcGATATGCGCTCAACGCTGTTCAAACCGCTGAACAGCATGGAAACTGGTACGAAATTGGTTGGCCGTGGGACATTGGGCTGGAACAGGGTGGTTAGGGAACTGGTTGATGATTGGCCAGAAGGGCTGAGGGAGGTGGTagatgaagaggcggaggatgaagaggatgggaatgggGTTATGGGAGACGAAGGGGAACATAAAGGGCGGGTGAGTGGAATGCCAGGACAGCGGAAAAGAAAGGTACAAGAATTggcggaggaggttgaTAAGGCGTTGAGAATACCAAAGGATTCTGAGACTGTACGTTCGTTTCTTGTTATCCCCATCTCGTGACGCTATTGGTGCATGTGTGCAATTGCTGACTGGTAGACcagttgttgttggagaTCTTCGACGAACACTGTGATATTGTCTCGGAATCAAGCTGTATGCTGGCTAAGCACCGAAAGGCAAGTACAGTCGACAGAAAGGACATTCAGCTTTCGTGGGGTACGTTCTCTAtttcttggccttttctAAAGACCTAGGGCTTGACTTATAAATCCTGATTTTGGACCAATGCAGAACTTTTATACGGCCGTATCATCCCCGGTTTCTCCGCTGACCGAATCAGAGCGGACCAATCACGCTCTTCAGCACGTCATCGGCAGGCCAATGCAGGATATGCTGCTAAACTTCGAGCGGTCGGCGAGGCGAAGGGTGCgtggagaaaagagaagagggagagggagaaggggaaggaaaatgatgctgatggtgagagggaggaacatgaaagggaaaaggggacTGTTGCGTTGAACGGGGTGGGTGATGGGGTTGGTGTTGGAGCGAGTATAAGTGTCGGGCCAGCGATCGGCCAGGGAATGAAGGGAATaaaggttgaagaagtggtAGCGTAGCGAGAATAGACAGAAGGGGCAGGTGTACAATCAACCGAAATCTTTTACTGTTATAATTcgattgttgttgtttaTTAGCCCAGTGATAAGAGCAGTCTACTTGTACATGCATCCCGGTCAGGTGCTGGTATTAGATTGAAACATGTCGTAAAAAGATTCCAGTTGACCATGGTCTATGTGATCGGCTTGACATTAAGATGGCTCTCATTATTCATCCCATTTTCATTTCTTTGCATCTCGTGATTCTATGCAAAACCACATGCATCAATCATTCACACCTACTTATTTACTGTCTCGTGGTGTTTCATAAGAAAACGATGATCAGACGATTTTAAGCCAGTATAGATTGAGCAAACTGTTACGAAAATCTCTTGCATCTGAAGCTTGGGAGGACTCTTTAAACTTCAAACCATTTAACTCCTCTCTCGTGATTCTTCATCGGTACGGCcaaccttttttttcgccTGCTTGTGTCCACTTTATCCGGATCTGGCATGGTGAGTTTCTCGTCCATTGCCTCATACTTGGCTTTTTTACCGCCAAACCCGTTCGCGTTCTCTTCGTCGTGGtattcatcctcctcattctcACATCCACTCCCAACATCACTAGTACCCtcccctccatcctctctatCGCACGGATCGCACGCATCCCCATCGTCAAACGTAAGCGTACTCGAACGCAGCTTTTCAGTCAACGTTTTCAGTCGTTCAAGGGCGCAAGGGTCGTATGGGAAGTCGTAGCCAGAGCCAGCTATGGGATCGGATCTAGATGGGTTAGGTTAGTTCAGGCTTCAGGAGATGTAGCGAGGAGAGGTagaggagaaaggggaaaggggaaggaaaaagggggaAAATAGACATACTGATCGTACCCGATTTTAGTCGGCCACATCGCTCCTAATACCATCCCTATCGTCACCCTCttatcctcatcttcacaCCGACCTCCATCACCAAGATCGGGCCCGCGATCACGATGTCTATTATGACCACCAAAGAAAACTTGTTTCAGATTACGTCTCCACCCGAGGTCGTAGACGTTTATTTCTTGTGCTCTTCGGGAGAGAGATTGGCGTTGTTTGTATGACAGATTCGGCGCAGTTGCGGGGGGAGAGGAAAGTGACGTGTTGTGgttggatggaagggaagatAAGAGGGAAGTGGGGTATGAATGGGTGATGGATTCGAGGGTTGTCATATTTTTTCTGAAGAGTGACAGCATAAAAGTGAGCAAAACGTTGTCAGGGTTAATCGTCTCGTGGCGGGAGGGGAGAAAACACGTACGAAGCTAACCACCAATGGAAACATGCCAGTCCCCCGAcggagaaggtgatgaaTATACCCATGGTGAGGAGCATTATGCTTACTGCTGGTCCGAGCTGCAGAGAGACGGGCGCggggaggggagaaggggaggaaagatcGCCCAGATGTGACGGTAGCGGATGAtcaagaggatgaaagaaatAGAGATACACTTCGTATCCGGTTTCGAAAGTGGTGTAAATAGCGAGGAGGGTGCCGTatgtgatgaagaggaggaagggttTGTCTGTTGTCATTGAGTGAGAGGGAGGGTAAGGAGAGATCAGCGAGAGGCGCTAAAAACAGGGAAGGGATGTGGGAAGGGGCAAAAATGGGACGTACAGTTACGATACCCAACACATGTCC
The genomic region above belongs to Cryptococcus neoformans var. neoformans JEC21 chromosome 4 sequence and contains:
- a CDS encoding vacuole protein, putative encodes the protein MVGRRRGKSGKIGQFFERIPLYFSYLILTSVWLLFMLFITLGEVLIKRRQIGRFLEQVITFNTLLFFTVLSLITTSLRSPGSPDQTFAPTSYVPGFSLVRQRQERKQHLSKNNHLPVRPPIGKSKLKINIKTEPPPSLKFLRNPQWVSSRLHKDRPSPLPLFKNQSYPSIPSTADSPPSENEKGSCESNNMGWSDLGSESELESDYSPFPLSLSSRNSDRDKDVERNGDGGERDPLLILEEGRVPAHADMSEKVDSPTSTSTSTPAIDTSGKIQPRWCKRCDAWKPDRTHHCRHCHRCVLKMDHHCPWVGTCVGYRNYKPFLLFITYGTLLAIYTTFETGYEVYLYFFHPLDHPLPSHLGDLSSPSPLPAPVSLQLGPAVSIMLLTMGIFITFSVGGLACFHWWLASKNMTTLESITHSYPTSLLSSLPSNHNTSLSSPPATAPNLSYKQRQSLSRRAQEINVYDLGWRRNLKQVFFGGHNRHRDRGPDLGDGGRCEDEDKRVTIGMVLGAMWPTKIGYDQSDPIAGSGYDFPYDPCALERLKTLTEKLRSSTLTFDDGDACDPCDREDGGEGTSDVGSGCENEEDEYHDEENANGFGGKKAKYEAMDEKLTMPDPDKVDTSRRKKRLAVPMKNHERGVKWFEV